One window of the Mycobacterium sp. SVM_VP21 genome contains the following:
- a CDS encoding sugar ABC transporter substrate-binding protein — translation MASGPRPLTRRSVLRGAGAVGAAALLPAMSSCGSDDDALTFFFAANPEEADARMRIVNAFQREHPGIRVRTILAGGDPTQQMSTFCAGGKCPDVLMAWEFNYAGLADRGVLLDLNTLLDRDRQFAATLRADSIPALYETFGFNGGQYAFPEQWSGAFLFYNTKIFAEAGVPPPPGRWDTPWTFDEFLATAAALTRRTGNGRVIQWGFVDTWSPPYSAALFGMNNGVPWAVPRVNPTHLNFDDDDFLAGIQFYADLSNVHRVAPAAADTQSISTMGLFTAGNAAMALGGHWRYQTFVQADDLEFDVAVLPTGPAAAAKGMAAQSAIGSTGLAIAADSRHREQAWEFLKFAAGPVGQSLIGESGLFVPVLRSAIDTPGFTAAHTRIRNLAVLTGGPAHSEGLPISPDWQKVHALMDRAIGPVLRGKRPAATLKTGLTPQIDEVLATA, via the coding sequence CTGGCCTCCGGTCCACGACCGCTTACGCGCCGCAGCGTGCTGCGCGGCGCCGGAGCGGTCGGGGCCGCAGCACTGTTACCCGCGATGTCGTCCTGCGGCAGCGACGACGACGCACTGACCTTCTTCTTCGCAGCCAATCCCGAAGAAGCCGACGCCCGGATGCGGATCGTCAACGCGTTCCAGCGCGAACACCCCGGCATTCGGGTGCGCACGATTCTGGCCGGCGGCGACCCGACCCAGCAGATGTCGACGTTCTGCGCCGGCGGGAAATGCCCGGATGTGCTGATGGCGTGGGAGTTCAACTACGCCGGACTTGCCGATCGCGGTGTGCTGTTGGACCTCAACACCCTGCTGGATCGGGATCGGCAGTTCGCGGCGACGTTACGCGCCGACAGCATTCCTGCGCTCTACGAGACGTTCGGCTTCAACGGCGGCCAGTACGCGTTCCCGGAGCAGTGGTCGGGTGCGTTCCTGTTCTATAACACCAAGATCTTCGCCGAAGCCGGTGTGCCGCCACCACCGGGCCGCTGGGATACGCCTTGGACGTTCGACGAGTTCCTGGCCACGGCCGCCGCACTCACCCGGCGGACCGGCAACGGCCGAGTCATCCAATGGGGCTTCGTCGACACCTGGTCGCCGCCGTACTCTGCAGCGCTGTTCGGCATGAACAACGGGGTGCCGTGGGCGGTGCCGCGAGTCAACCCGACCCACCTGAACTTCGACGACGACGATTTTCTGGCCGGGATCCAGTTCTACGCGGATCTGTCGAACGTGCATCGCGTGGCGCCCGCAGCCGCAGACACCCAGTCGATCTCCACGATGGGCCTGTTCACCGCGGGCAACGCGGCGATGGCACTCGGCGGGCACTGGCGCTACCAAACCTTCGTCCAAGCCGACGATCTGGAATTCGACGTGGCGGTGCTGCCGACCGGACCGGCCGCCGCAGCCAAGGGCATGGCGGCTCAATCCGCCATCGGCAGCACCGGTCTGGCCATCGCCGCAGACAGTCGCCACCGGGAACAGGCCTGGGAATTCCTCAAATTCGCGGCGGGTCCGGTAGGACAGTCGCTGATCGGGGAGTCCGGCCTGTTCGTACCGGTGCTGCGCTCGGCGATCGATACACCCGGATTCACCGCCGCCCACACCAGGATCCGTAACCTTGCGGTGCTGACCGGCGGCCCGGCGCACTCCGAAGGGCTGCCGATCTCCCCGGACTGGCAGAAGGTCCACGCCCTGATGGACCGCGCCATCGGGCCGGTACTGCGCGGCAAGCGGCCCGCGGCAACACTGAAGACCGGTCTGACACCGCAGATCGACGAAGTTTTGGCCACCGCATGA
- a CDS encoding YhgE/Pip domain-containing protein, whose amino-acid sequence MLAGMSLGTDLKRYSRGTMPRLALITIIVLPLLYGAMYLWAFWNPFAAIDKIPVALVNEDTGAVVSGEQLHAGDEVTRALIDSKQLDLHQVSESEAVKGVSDGTYYFSITLPSDFSAAVVSPAGPHPQKAQIQFRFNDANNYLASVMGQNAAREVLNEVSSKVGQQVIGTALTQVTDEVKKAADGASQLSDGSKTLADNMGTARDGSTALADGIRQLNHGVQQATDPLLKVTDDLANMGFDPNAAGAAAASLSGNLKTVSDRIASLNVNYQQAAGIVNQVVDALRGNPDPAVRGLGDTLAGAQRLLDVEGLDPATDEGLTQLRTDTQQLENDLANPNSGLRTFMTHALDGGLRSDVVALRDGATALVAGANQLSDGLVQLADGSNQLKNGAAQLATGLGEADQRASTITDQQRVDVSAILASPVGVDMDFTHHAATFGTGFAPFFLPLALFIGSLIVWMLLTPLQTRAIVNGLGALRVVLASYWPALLLGVCQVLLMYTVVHFGVGLEARHAAGMVAFLALIAASFLAMIQAFNAVLGVAVGRVFTLAFLMFQLVSSGGVYPVETTAKPFQILHPYDPMTYAVNGLRQLTVGGIDERLWTSVAVLAGILVVSLVASSWAARRDRQFTLERLYPPIEV is encoded by the coding sequence ATGCTCGCCGGAATGTCGTTGGGAACCGACCTCAAACGCTATTCGCGTGGCACCATGCCGCGGCTGGCCCTGATCACCATCATCGTGCTGCCTTTGCTGTACGGCGCGATGTATCTGTGGGCGTTCTGGAATCCTTTCGCCGCCATCGACAAGATCCCGGTCGCCCTGGTCAATGAGGACACCGGTGCCGTGGTGTCCGGCGAGCAGTTGCACGCCGGCGATGAAGTGACCCGGGCGCTGATCGACTCCAAGCAGCTTGATCTGCACCAGGTGTCGGAAAGCGAAGCCGTCAAAGGTGTTTCCGATGGAACCTATTACTTCTCGATCACCCTGCCGTCCGACTTCAGCGCGGCGGTGGTGTCCCCGGCGGGCCCGCATCCGCAAAAAGCACAGATCCAGTTCCGGTTCAACGACGCCAACAACTACCTGGCCTCGGTCATGGGGCAGAACGCCGCCCGCGAGGTGCTCAACGAAGTGAGCTCCAAGGTCGGCCAACAGGTGATCGGCACCGCACTGACCCAGGTGACCGACGAGGTCAAGAAGGCGGCGGATGGAGCCAGCCAGCTCTCGGACGGCTCAAAAACGTTGGCCGACAACATGGGCACCGCCCGGGACGGCTCGACGGCGCTCGCCGACGGAATCCGGCAGCTGAACCACGGTGTCCAACAGGCGACCGATCCACTGCTCAAGGTGACCGATGACCTCGCCAACATGGGCTTCGACCCGAACGCCGCCGGTGCGGCCGCCGCGAGCCTCAGCGGCAATCTCAAGACGGTCAGTGACCGGATCGCATCGCTCAACGTCAACTACCAACAGGCCGCCGGGATCGTCAACCAGGTGGTAGACGCCCTGCGCGGCAACCCCGACCCGGCGGTACGCGGGCTCGGCGACACCCTCGCCGGCGCCCAGCGGCTGCTCGACGTTGAGGGGCTGGACCCGGCCACCGACGAGGGCCTGACCCAACTGCGCACCGACACCCAACAGTTGGAGAACGATCTGGCCAATCCCAACAGCGGGCTGCGCACCTTCATGACCCACGCCCTCGACGGCGGTCTCCGGTCGGATGTGGTCGCGCTGCGCGACGGCGCCACCGCGCTGGTAGCCGGGGCGAACCAGCTGAGTGACGGCCTGGTCCAACTGGCCGACGGCAGCAATCAGCTCAAGAACGGGGCCGCCCAGCTGGCCACGGGATTGGGCGAGGCGGACCAGCGCGCATCGACAATCACCGACCAGCAACGTGTGGACGTCTCGGCAATCCTGGCCAGCCCGGTCGGGGTGGACATGGACTTCACCCATCACGCCGCCACCTTCGGCACCGGGTTCGCCCCGTTCTTCTTGCCGCTGGCGCTGTTCATCGGCTCGCTCATCGTGTGGATGTTGTTGACCCCGCTGCAGACTCGCGCCATCGTCAACGGCCTGGGCGCGTTGCGGGTGGTCCTCGCCTCGTACTGGCCGGCCCTGCTGTTGGGGGTGTGCCAAGTCTTGCTCATGTACACGGTGGTGCACTTCGGGGTGGGGCTGGAGGCGCGCCATGCCGCGGGCATGGTCGCCTTCCTGGCGTTGATCGCCGCGTCATTCTTGGCGATGATCCAGGCGTTCAACGCCGTGCTCGGAGTGGCCGTGGGCCGGGTGTTTACCCTGGCCTTCCTGATGTTCCAGCTGGTGTCGTCGGGAGGGGTGTATCCGGTGGAGACGACGGCGAAACCGTTCCAGATATTGCACCCCTACGACCCGATGACCTACGCCGTCAACGGGTTACGCCAGCTGACCGTCGGTGGTATCGACGAGCGGCTGTGGACGTCGGTGGCCGTGTTGGCCGGGATCCTGGTGGTGTCACTTGTTGCCAGCTCCTGGGCTGCGCGCCGAGATCGTCAGTTCACCCTCGAACGCCTCTACCCGCCGATCGAAGTCTGA
- a CDS encoding ATP-binding cassette domain-containing protein, with protein MTGPWGRVFGPLDLDIPAGGTTVLVGTPGSGRTALMMNLAGRMKPSSGTLTVLGRNKARDIFGVAALAGIEQLDAIFESVTVADLITEQIRWDAPWYQLVRRAGDAERDAICGPVFGDLPVPQLHDYVEHLDEMTGLLLRIALANTARPPLLVVGSIDEIKNSRDRAILLTRLVALGEKQTVITSSANPIPDGFGLAGQITVDRLERAELVPGRHEKGNR; from the coding sequence ATGACCGGGCCGTGGGGACGAGTCTTCGGACCGCTTGATTTGGACATCCCGGCCGGCGGTACCACCGTGCTGGTCGGAACTCCGGGGTCGGGTCGCACCGCCTTGATGATGAACCTGGCCGGACGGATGAAGCCGTCGTCGGGCACGCTCACCGTGCTCGGGCGCAACAAAGCCCGCGACATCTTCGGCGTCGCTGCCCTAGCGGGGATCGAACAGCTCGACGCGATTTTCGAGTCGGTGACGGTCGCGGACCTGATCACTGAACAGATCCGCTGGGATGCACCCTGGTACCAGTTGGTCCGCCGGGCCGGTGACGCCGAGCGCGACGCGATCTGTGGCCCGGTCTTCGGCGACCTGCCGGTACCCCAACTGCACGATTACGTCGAGCATCTCGATGAAATGACCGGGCTGTTGCTGCGCATCGCACTGGCCAACACCGCACGTCCACCGCTGCTGGTGGTGGGCAGCATCGATGAGATCAAGAACAGCCGCGACCGCGCCATCTTGCTTACCCGGCTGGTGGCGCTGGGGGAGAAGCAGACCGTGATCACCTCGTCGGCCAATCCGATTCCCGACGGGTTCGGGCTCGCCGGGCAGATCACCGTCGACCGGCTGGAGCGCGCCGAGCTCGTTCCCGGCCGACACGAGAAGGGGAACCGCTGA